One segment of Chryseobacterium viscerum DNA contains the following:
- a CDS encoding NAD(P)H-dependent oxidoreductase, which produces MKKVLIINGGQNFGHSGGKYNQTIAENTLEALKEFDNVEVKITNVSENYDKNEEVQKFVWADYIIYHTPIWWFQLPNGLKKYIDEVFTAGHAKGIYMSDGRKAENPEINYGTGGMLGGRKYMLTTSWNAPATAFTLPGEFFSEKSVDDGPLFGFHRMNAFVSLEKMESFHFHDVEKNANVERDMKLYREHVRNVFEKELKQELVS; this is translated from the coding sequence ATGAAAAAAGTACTAATCATCAACGGAGGACAGAATTTCGGACATTCCGGAGGAAAATATAATCAGACTATCGCAGAAAATACATTAGAAGCTCTTAAAGAATTTGATAATGTAGAAGTAAAGATAACCAATGTAAGTGAAAACTACGACAAAAATGAAGAAGTGCAAAAATTTGTATGGGCAGATTACATCATTTACCATACTCCTATCTGGTGGTTCCAGCTTCCGAACGGATTGAAAAAATATATTGATGAAGTTTTCACAGCAGGACATGCCAAAGGAATTTATATGAGTGACGGAAGAAAAGCTGAGAATCCGGAAATCAACTATGGAACTGGAGGAATGCTTGGAGGAAGAAAATATATGCTGACCACAAGCTGGAACGCTCCTGCAACGGCTTTCACACTTCCCGGAGAATTTTTCAGTGAAAAAAGTGTGGATGATGGACCGTTATTTGGTTTCCATAGAATGAATGCTTTTGTCTCATTAGAGAAAATGGAAAGCTTCCACTTCCATGATGTGGAGAAAAATGCCAATGTAGAGCGTGATATGAAGCTTTACAGAGAACATGTAAGAAACGTATTTGAAAAAGAATTAAAACAAGAATTAGTATCATGA
- a CDS encoding NAD-dependent epimerase/dehydratase family protein — MKRILITGITGYIGGSIAKKLLDRNYEVTGLVRNEAHVQELESLGIKTIIGNIHNEDLIKTAINGVDAVIHNADSADDAYAVDNFIKAMEGSHKTFIFTSGSAIFGGKENGKRSDFVFTEDFPLTPRLEMASRVLINNYVLQSVQKDIRSIIIVPTMVYGEGLGIKKDSIQIPALVNFSQKKGAGIYFGEGENIWSNLHIEDLADLYVLALEKAKGGSIYYAENGSFSLKNIAEVISKKYNLKPAQSLSIQDAVDNFGPAGGYFGFASNSRCNADKARTELEWKPIYNSIEHFI; from the coding sequence ATGAAAAGAATACTGATAACAGGTATTACCGGCTATATTGGCGGAAGTATCGCAAAAAAACTGCTTGACAGAAATTATGAAGTGACAGGATTAGTTCGTAATGAAGCTCATGTACAGGAACTGGAATCATTGGGAATCAAAACCATTATCGGGAATATTCACAATGAAGATTTAATAAAAACAGCCATTAACGGTGTTGATGCAGTAATCCATAATGCTGATTCTGCAGATGATGCCTATGCTGTGGATAATTTTATCAAAGCAATGGAAGGAAGCCATAAAACATTCATATTTACTTCAGGATCTGCTATTTTCGGAGGTAAAGAAAATGGTAAAAGAAGTGATTTTGTTTTTACAGAAGATTTTCCTTTGACTCCAAGACTGGAAATGGCATCAAGAGTACTTATTAACAATTATGTTCTTCAATCTGTTCAAAAAGATATAAGAAGTATCATTATTGTTCCTACCATGGTTTATGGAGAAGGTCTTGGAATAAAAAAAGACAGCATCCAGATTCCGGCTTTGGTTAATTTTTCTCAGAAAAAAGGGGCCGGTATTTATTTTGGGGAAGGTGAAAACATCTGGTCCAACTTACATATTGAAGATTTGGCAGATCTGTATGTACTGGCCCTGGAAAAGGCTAAAGGAGGTTCCATCTATTATGCAGAAAATGGTTCTTTCTCTTTAAAAAACATCGCAGAAGTTATCAGTAAAAAATATAATCTGAAACCAGCACAATCTTTAAGTATACAGGATGCTGTTGACAATTTCGGACCTGCAGGCGGCTACTTTGGTTTTGCATCCAACAGCAGATGTAATGCAGACAAAGCAAGAACAGAACTGGAATGGAAACCTATCTATAACTCAATTGAACATTTTATTTAA
- a CDS encoding putative quinol monooxygenase, whose translation MKIHLTAIIKAKEEHQAEVLEALQNMVKETRKEEACELYNLHQGIEDKNEFVFYEIWKSKEGLAQHNQQPYIQAFGALVDEKLQEKPQIYTTNII comes from the coding sequence ATGAAAATTCATCTTACAGCAATTATAAAAGCCAAAGAAGAACATCAGGCAGAAGTATTGGAAGCTCTTCAGAATATGGTAAAAGAAACAAGAAAGGAAGAAGCTTGCGAGCTTTACAATCTTCACCAGGGAATTGAAGACAAAAACGAATTTGTTTTCTACGAAATCTGGAAAAGTAAAGAAGGGCTGGCTCAGCACAATCAACAACCTTACATTCAGGCTTTCGGAGCTTTGGTGGATGAAAAACTTCAGGAAAAACCACAGATTTATACCACCAATATCATTTAA
- a CDS encoding type 1 glutamine amidotransferase domain-containing protein — MKKLAFLMLAILTIGFAQAQTKKSKNMKKKILFVVTSHDKKGSTGEDTGYYLGEVSHPWEVLHKAGYEIDFVSPKGGTPPVDGFDLTDPVNKEFWENQEYKNKIDHSMTPSQVNPKEYSTIFYAGGHGAMWDFADNKELADIASKIYENGGIVSAVCHGPAGLVNIKLNNGKYLVDGKKINAFTNEEESEVKLTDVVPFLLENKLKERGAKFEKSGLWQNHVVTDQRVITGQNPQSAKSVGEAIVKELNK; from the coding sequence ATGAAAAAATTAGCGTTTTTAATGCTGGCGATCCTCACGATAGGATTCGCTCAGGCACAAACCAAAAAATCAAAAAATATGAAAAAGAAAATATTATTCGTGGTAACCAGCCATGATAAAAAAGGAAGTACCGGTGAAGATACAGGATATTATCTTGGGGAAGTTTCCCATCCATGGGAAGTTCTTCACAAAGCAGGATATGAAATTGACTTCGTAAGTCCGAAAGGCGGAACTCCTCCTGTAGACGGCTTCGATTTGACAGATCCTGTAAACAAAGAGTTCTGGGAAAATCAGGAGTACAAAAACAAGATTGATCATTCTATGACCCCATCACAGGTGAACCCGAAAGAGTATTCAACGATCTTTTATGCGGGAGGACACGGAGCCATGTGGGATTTTGCAGACAATAAGGAACTGGCAGATATTGCTTCTAAAATTTATGAAAACGGAGGTATTGTATCGGCTGTATGTCATGGTCCTGCAGGTTTGGTGAATATCAAACTCAATAATGGGAAATATCTTGTAGACGGAAAGAAAATCAATGCTTTCACCAATGAAGAGGAATCTGAAGTAAAATTAACAGACGTTGTTCCTTTCTTGCTGGAAAATAAGCTGAAAGAAAGAGGAGCAAAATTTGAAAAATCAGGACTTTGGCAGAATCATGTGGTAACTGATCAGAGAGTGATCACAGGACAGAATCCACAATCTGCAAAAAGCGTTGGAGAAGCTATAGTAAAAGAATTAAATAAATAA
- a CDS encoding aldo/keto reductase, whose amino-acid sequence MEYRKLGNTDLELSTITHGAFAIGGNMWGGNEKQDSINSIHASLDHGVTSIDTAPFYGFGLSEEMIGEAIKGKDRSKIQLLTKFGLVWDGSNNGKGEFFFDAEDEGKTLPVYKLASKENIIKEVEESLQRLGTDYIDLLQLHWPDSTTPICETMEAMELLIQQGKIRAAGVSNYSVAQMEEANRTLKLSSNQVSYSMLNRAIEKDLVPYSLENNSGIIVYSPMERGLLTGKYFKETQLKDNDHRNGYFSQFDLNKVKTFLEKIEPIAQEKGASLSQLVLRWTTLQPAITVVLAGARNAQQAIENAKAISIDLSQEELNFINSALSEI is encoded by the coding sequence ATGGAATACAGAAAATTAGGAAACACTGACTTAGAATTATCAACAATCACCCATGGGGCTTTTGCTATCGGCGGAAACATGTGGGGCGGTAATGAAAAACAGGATTCTATCAACTCCATTCATGCATCATTGGATCACGGAGTAACTTCTATCGACACAGCACCATTCTATGGTTTCGGATTGAGTGAAGAAATGATCGGTGAAGCCATCAAAGGAAAAGACCGTTCAAAAATCCAGCTTTTAACAAAATTCGGACTGGTATGGGACGGAAGCAACAATGGAAAAGGCGAATTTTTCTTTGATGCAGAAGACGAAGGAAAAACTCTTCCTGTTTATAAATTAGCTTCCAAAGAAAACATCATCAAAGAAGTTGAAGAAAGCTTACAAAGATTAGGGACAGATTATATAGACCTTTTACAGCTTCACTGGCCGGACAGCACTACTCCTATCTGTGAAACTATGGAAGCTATGGAATTATTAATTCAGCAGGGGAAAATCCGTGCTGCAGGGGTAAGTAACTATAGTGTAGCTCAAATGGAAGAAGCTAACAGAACTTTAAAGCTTTCCAGCAACCAGGTTTCTTACAGTATGCTGAACCGTGCTATTGAAAAAGATCTTGTTCCTTATTCTTTGGAAAACAATTCAGGAATTATCGTATACAGCCCAATGGAAAGAGGTCTTTTAACAGGTAAATATTTTAAAGAAACCCAATTAAAAGATAATGACCACAGAAATGGATATTTCTCACAGTTTGATTTGAATAAAGTGAAAACTTTTTTAGAAAAAATTGAACCTATTGCTCAGGAAAAAGGAGCAAGTCTTTCTCAGCTTGTATTAAGATGGACTACTCTGCAACCCGCAATTACAGTAGTATTAGCCGGAGCAAGAAATGCACAGCAAGCCATCGAAAATGCAAAAGCAATATCTATTGACCTTTCTCAGGAAGAATTGAACTTCATCAATTCAGCATTGAGCGAAATTTAA
- a CDS encoding cyclase family protein, which yields MKNNLIKMFGLATLLTINSMSLKAQTLVNPEDQSWFPSAYGAQDEIGAANLLTPEVVKQALRLVKQGKTLALAVPIDKNLPAFRHRSFNLYNIQPGEQGGKSIGPNKFTFNDELVNGWTGVGTQLNGIGHIGIDNTYYNGNKATDFVTVEGVKKLGVEKVPPFVTRGVVLDMTAHYGKSIVPGGTEFTVEDIKSVLKRQGLTLRKGDIILFNTGWLELIGKNNQQFLETEPGIGMDAAKWLADQGIVAFGGDTWASEVYPNPKSKEEFPINQFMLAKKGIYNLELIDSRPLVKQKVWEFLFVLGQPLYIGSTQVNVNPVAIY from the coding sequence ATGAAAAATAATCTGATCAAAATGTTCGGGTTAGCTACTCTGCTGACTATAAACAGCATGAGTTTAAAAGCTCAGACACTTGTCAATCCGGAAGATCAATCATGGTTTCCTTCTGCTTACGGAGCACAGGACGAAATCGGAGCCGCCAATTTATTGACTCCTGAAGTTGTAAAACAGGCTCTGCGACTCGTGAAACAGGGTAAAACGTTAGCACTTGCCGTTCCTATTGACAAAAACCTTCCGGCTTTCAGACACAGAAGTTTCAATTTATATAATATTCAGCCTGGAGAACAGGGCGGAAAAAGTATAGGTCCCAATAAATTTACATTCAATGATGAACTTGTAAACGGATGGACCGGAGTAGGAACACAGTTGAACGGTATCGGACACATCGGAATTGACAACACCTACTACAACGGAAATAAAGCAACAGACTTTGTAACCGTAGAAGGCGTAAAAAAACTGGGTGTTGAAAAAGTACCTCCTTTCGTTACTCGTGGTGTAGTCCTTGATATGACGGCCCATTATGGAAAATCAATAGTACCCGGAGGAACAGAATTTACGGTAGAAGACATCAAATCTGTTTTAAAGAGACAGGGACTTACTCTAAGAAAAGGAGACATCATTCTTTTCAATACCGGATGGCTTGAATTAATTGGTAAAAACAACCAGCAATTCTTAGAAACAGAACCGGGAATTGGAATGGATGCCGCAAAATGGCTTGCCGATCAGGGAATCGTAGCTTTTGGCGGTGACACATGGGCTTCTGAAGTATATCCTAATCCGAAAAGTAAAGAAGAATTTCCTATCAACCAGTTTATGCTGGCTAAAAAAGGAATTTATAATCTGGAACTGATTGACAGCCGTCCTTTGGTAAAGCAAAAAGTCTGGGAATTTTTATTCGTACTTGGACAGCCTTTATACATAGGTTCTACTCAGGTGAATGTGAATCCTGTAGCTATTTATTAA
- a CDS encoding carboxymuconolactone decarboxylase family protein has translation MSARINIATVDSAAYKAMLGLEGYLQTISLTHIQKELIKIRASQINKCAFCLDMHTKDAIKYGENPQRIFILNGWTEAKEFFTEEEQVLLSMTEEITLISDKGLTEETYQKAKSFFDDNQIAQIIMAIITINAWNRIAVSTHLPIAK, from the coding sequence ATGAGCGCAAGAATAAATATTGCAACAGTAGATTCAGCAGCATATAAAGCAATGCTGGGATTGGAAGGGTATTTACAAACTATTTCTTTAACACACATTCAGAAGGAGCTGATTAAGATCAGAGCTTCACAGATCAATAAATGTGCTTTCTGTCTTGATATGCATACAAAAGATGCCATCAAATACGGAGAAAACCCTCAAAGAATCTTTATTCTGAACGGATGGACGGAAGCAAAAGAATTTTTCACTGAAGAAGAGCAGGTGCTATTGTCAATGACAGAAGAAATTACACTGATCAGCGATAAAGGTTTAACAGAAGAAACGTATCAGAAAGCGAAGTCTTTCTTTGATGATAACCAGATCGCTCAGATTATTATGGCGATTATTACGATCAATGCATGGAACAGAATTGCAGTAAGTACTCATCTTCCGATTGCAAAATAG
- a CDS encoding DoxX family protein produces the protein MTETKNQFPQLFLRLALGVTMLSAVADRFGLWSKENSSWGNMESFKEYTRQLTFFLPESLSTVSAYAATFFEILFPLMLIFGFKTKFAAYGSSILLLIFAISMTIASGPKAPLNYSVWVGSAAALLLAVQQHYSLSIDQLIKK, from the coding sequence ATGACAGAGACCAAAAATCAATTTCCGCAGCTATTTTTAAGACTTGCTCTTGGTGTAACCATGCTTTCTGCAGTGGCAGACCGGTTCGGATTATGGAGCAAAGAAAACTCATCATGGGGTAACATGGAGAGTTTTAAAGAATACACAAGACAGCTTACATTTTTCCTTCCGGAGTCTTTGAGTACGGTTTCAGCGTATGCCGCTACCTTTTTTGAAATTCTTTTTCCTTTGATGCTGATCTTTGGATTTAAAACAAAGTTTGCAGCCTATGGAAGCAGTATCCTGCTGTTGATTTTTGCCATATCCATGACCATTGCATCAGGACCAAAAGCCCCACTGAACTATTCTGTATGGGTGGGAAGTGCCGCCGCGCTTTTACTGGCAGTACAACAACATTATTCTTTAAGTATAGATCAATTAATCAAAAAATAA
- a CDS encoding Crp/Fnr family transcriptional regulator: METFKAHLDKFITVNDEEFSSIISFFQVLKVKKKENLMVEGNICKFKYFVLEGCLRKFFVNEKGVEQTTEFAIETWWMSDTFAFEKQMKSDFNIQAVENSKILAIDFQSQELLLEKHPVMERYFRMVYQTAYAAAEKRIRYIYEMTKEEYYVHFSTLYPWFIQRIPQYLIASFLGFTPEYLSEIRAKLRS, encoded by the coding sequence ATGGAAACTTTCAAGGCACATTTAGATAAGTTCATTACAGTTAACGATGAGGAATTTTCCTCTATCATATCTTTTTTTCAGGTTTTAAAAGTGAAGAAGAAAGAAAATCTGATGGTTGAAGGTAATATCTGTAAATTTAAATATTTCGTATTGGAAGGGTGCCTGAGAAAATTTTTTGTGAACGAAAAAGGAGTAGAGCAAACCACAGAATTTGCTATTGAAACCTGGTGGATGTCTGATACTTTTGCTTTTGAAAAACAGATGAAATCAGATTTTAATATTCAGGCTGTAGAAAATTCCAAAATTTTGGCCATTGATTTTCAGTCTCAGGAGCTTTTGCTGGAAAAACATCCCGTTATGGAACGTTACTTCAGAATGGTGTATCAAACGGCTTATGCTGCTGCCGAAAAAAGGATCCGTTATATTTATGAGATGACGAAAGAAGAATATTATGTGCATTTCAGTACGTTGTATCCTTGGTTTATACAGAGAATTCCGCAATACTTAATTGCTTCCTTTTTAGGTTTTACTCCGGAATATTTAAGCGAAATCAGGGCAAAATTACGATCTTAA
- a CDS encoding DUF1304 domain-containing protein, giving the protein MEIVAKILIAIVALEHLYILWMEMFAWETKGKEVFKAALPAEMFKPTKGLAANQGLYNGFLAAGLIWSFLIKDPQWQTNVALFFLGCVAVAGIYGAVSATKKIFFVQALPAILAIISVLLK; this is encoded by the coding sequence ATGGAAATTGTTGCTAAAATTCTGATTGCCATTGTTGCACTGGAACACCTTTATATTCTTTGGATGGAAATGTTTGCATGGGAAACCAAAGGAAAAGAAGTTTTTAAAGCAGCTTTGCCTGCTGAAATGTTTAAACCTACCAAAGGACTCGCTGCCAATCAGGGACTTTACAATGGTTTTCTGGCTGCCGGACTGATTTGGTCGTTTTTGATTAAAGATCCGCAATGGCAGACCAATGTGGCATTATTCTTTTTAGGATGTGTAGCTGTAGCAGGAATCTATGGAGCAGTTTCTGCCACAAAAAAAATATTCTTCGTACAGGCACTGCCAGCAATATTGGCAATTATTTCCGTTTTACTGAAGTAA
- a CDS encoding quaternary amine ABC transporter ATP-binding protein produces MEKNENSRKVKLKVEDLTIIFGKNKEKAQELLDKGFSKKEILEKTGCTIGINKASFEIYEGEFFVIMGLSGSGKSTLLRCLNRLNEPTSGKVYINDDDITSKNNKELLEVRRTEMSMVFQKFGLLPHHTILDNAGFGLEIRGESKASRDEKAQKALDIVGLNGFENQYPSQLSGGMQQRVGLARALANDPEVLLMDEAFSALDPLIKSEMQDQMLELQNTLQKTIVFITHDLDEAIKIGDRIVIMKDGVIEQIGTAEDILTNPASDYVKAFVEKVDRKTIITARSLMFDKATVVRFRKDGPEGALRKMRATGLENLPVVDFQNKFLGFVTLNDVVRIAKKKEPTVESIINSNVPSVYPEVTVEEMLPLISGSKSAIAVIDEDSKFLGLITQLSLVIEATKFNEEEIIELKEIANNQ; encoded by the coding sequence ATGGAAAAAAATGAAAACAGTAGAAAAGTAAAACTTAAAGTTGAAGACCTGACTATTATTTTTGGCAAAAACAAAGAAAAAGCACAGGAACTTTTAGACAAAGGCTTTTCCAAAAAAGAAATTCTTGAAAAAACAGGATGTACCATAGGAATCAACAAAGCAAGCTTTGAAATCTATGAAGGTGAATTCTTTGTCATCATGGGATTGTCAGGAAGTGGAAAATCTACACTGCTGCGCTGTCTTAACAGACTGAATGAACCCACTTCCGGAAAAGTATACATCAATGATGATGATATTACAAGCAAAAACAATAAGGAACTTCTGGAAGTAAGAAGAACGGAAATGAGTATGGTATTTCAGAAATTCGGATTGCTGCCCCATCATACTATTTTAGATAATGCAGGTTTCGGACTGGAAATCAGAGGAGAAAGCAAAGCTTCCCGTGATGAAAAAGCACAGAAAGCCCTGGATATTGTAGGATTGAATGGCTTTGAAAATCAGTACCCTTCCCAACTTTCAGGAGGGATGCAGCAAAGAGTAGGATTGGCAAGAGCTTTGGCAAATGATCCTGAAGTTTTACTTATGGATGAAGCCTTCTCCGCACTGGATCCTTTGATAAAATCTGAAATGCAGGATCAAATGCTTGAACTACAGAATACCCTTCAAAAAACCATTGTCTTCATTACCCACGATTTGGACGAAGCCATTAAAATCGGAGACCGCATCGTCATTATGAAAGATGGTGTCATAGAACAGATAGGAACAGCCGAAGATATTTTAACCAATCCTGCCAGCGACTATGTGAAAGCATTCGTAGAGAAAGTAGACCGTAAAACAATTATCACTGCCAGATCCTTGATGTTTGATAAAGCCACGGTAGTACGTTTCAGAAAAGACGGTCCTGAAGGAGCTTTAAGAAAAATGAGAGCTACAGGTCTGGAAAACTTACCTGTAGTAGATTTTCAGAATAAATTTCTGGGATTTGTCACCCTTAATGATGTTGTGCGCATCGCCAAAAAGAAAGAACCTACAGTGGAATCCATTATCAACAGTAATGTCCCTTCAGTTTATCCGGAAGTTACGGTTGAGGAAATGTTACCATTAATTTCCGGAAGTAAATCAGCCATCGCTGTGATTGATGAAGACAGTAAGTTTCTAGGTCTTATTACCCAGCTATCACTTGTCATAGAAGCTACCAAGTTTAACGAAGAAGAGATCATAGAATTAAAAGAAATCGCAAACAACCAATAA
- a CDS encoding ABC transporter permease yields the protein MNKTIDIGQYVETAINWLTENGKPVFDVIKHVGNSSIMGIEWILTNTPFYVIILFFTLLALWKAGKGIAVVTAAGLSLIFLMGLWKETMETLALIFVSTITALIFSIPLGILAAKSKIAEKIIRPLLDLMQTMPAFVYLIPAVLFFSIGKVPGAFATIIFAMPPAVRLTTLGIEAVPKDIVEAARAFGATNRQILFKVELPLAMKTILTGINQTILLSLSMVVIAGMIAAGGLGEKVLEGINNLDIGLGFESGLSVVILAIILDRITQGFVKKKQ from the coding sequence ATGAATAAAACTATAGATATAGGTCAATATGTAGAAACTGCAATCAATTGGCTCACAGAAAATGGAAAACCTGTATTTGATGTCATAAAACATGTAGGAAATTCCTCTATCATGGGGATTGAATGGATTCTTACAAACACACCCTTTTATGTTATCATTCTCTTTTTTACACTGCTAGCATTATGGAAAGCCGGAAAAGGCATTGCTGTAGTCACTGCAGCCGGGCTGAGTTTAATATTTCTAATGGGACTATGGAAAGAAACGATGGAAACTCTGGCGCTTATTTTTGTATCCACCATTACGGCCCTTATTTTTTCTATTCCTCTGGGAATTTTGGCTGCTAAAAGCAAGATAGCAGAAAAAATCATTCGTCCCTTACTGGATTTGATGCAGACCATGCCCGCATTTGTTTACCTGATTCCTGCCGTACTGTTTTTCAGTATTGGTAAGGTACCCGGAGCTTTTGCAACGATTATTTTTGCGATGCCGCCTGCGGTTCGATTAACAACATTGGGAATTGAAGCCGTTCCGAAAGACATTGTAGAAGCGGCAAGGGCTTTCGGTGCCACTAACCGTCAGATTTTGTTTAAAGTAGAACTTCCTTTAGCGATGAAAACGATTTTAACCGGGATCAATCAAACCATACTGTTATCCTTATCTATGGTTGTTATTGCAGGAATGATTGCCGCAGGTGGTTTGGGAGAAAAAGTACTGGAAGGAATTAATAATCTGGATATCGGATTAGGATTTGAAAGTGGTTTATCCGTAGTGATTTTAGCCATTATCCTGGACCGTATTACTCAGGGATTTGTAAAGAAAAAGCAATAA
- a CDS encoding glycine betaine ABC transporter substrate-binding protein, whose translation MKQLKYLFFPVLMLIFIALSSCGNIKNSKYITIGMVDGWAEDVAMTHVAKAILDKQGYHVIIQKASTDMILASMNNEDTDLFMGVWLPYTHAKKLAKFPGLVHLGTNYDNGRIGLVVPEYVPVKSIEELNQHKDQFNHRIIGIEKGAGLTTGTDKAIIDYKLDYQQINSSTIAMITELQNAIQRKEWIVVTGWQPHWMFGKMKLKFLDDPKKIFGEAEQIKTYSRKSFGKDHPELAKFFSKVHFDDENMSDLLMKMEQSKNKEATAKEWVEDHTELVQSWLDKN comes from the coding sequence ATGAAACAATTAAAATATCTGTTTTTCCCCGTTTTAATGTTGATATTTATAGCATTAAGTTCGTGTGGAAACATAAAAAATTCAAAATACATCACCATAGGAATGGTAGACGGCTGGGCGGAGGATGTTGCGATGACGCATGTTGCAAAAGCCATTCTGGACAAACAGGGTTATCATGTCATTATTCAAAAAGCATCTACGGATATGATTCTGGCTTCGATGAATAATGAAGATACAGATCTTTTCATGGGAGTCTGGCTTCCTTACACCCATGCTAAAAAACTGGCTAAATTCCCAGGATTAGTTCATCTTGGAACCAATTATGACAACGGACGTATAGGATTGGTTGTTCCGGAATATGTTCCGGTTAAATCCATTGAAGAACTCAATCAGCATAAAGATCAATTCAATCACAGAATCATTGGAATTGAAAAAGGAGCCGGATTAACCACCGGAACAGATAAAGCTATTATTGATTATAAGCTGGATTATCAGCAGATCAACTCCTCTACCATTGCCATGATCACCGAATTACAGAATGCCATACAACGAAAAGAATGGATTGTAGTTACCGGATGGCAGCCACACTGGATGTTTGGAAAAATGAAACTTAAGTTTCTGGATGATCCTAAAAAGATATTTGGCGAAGCAGAACAGATTAAAACCTATTCCAGAAAAAGCTTTGGTAAAGATCATCCGGAGCTGGCAAAATTCTTTTCCAAAGTCCATTTTGATGATGAAAACATGTCTGATCTTTTAATGAAAATGGAACAGAGTAAAAACAAAGAAGCTACTGCCAAAGAATGGGTGGAAGATCACACTGAACTGGTACAGTCATGGTTAGATAAAAATTAA
- a CDS encoding winged helix-turn-helix transcriptional regulator → MAKIIENGIEREASCTEELFAMRDSLDVLGGKWKLMILRYLTNRPDQMIHFKKLERSIEGISAKMLSKELKELETNLLVTRTIQDTKPITVTYAVTEYGKSVFPVTETLVNWGIIHREKIKESMG, encoded by the coding sequence ATGGCAAAAATCATAGAAAATGGCATCGAAAGAGAAGCCAGCTGTACGGAAGAACTGTTCGCAATGCGGGACAGCCTGGATGTATTGGGAGGAAAATGGAAACTGATGATTTTACGGTATCTGACGAACAGACCGGATCAGATGATTCATTTTAAAAAGTTAGAACGAAGTATAGAAGGAATTTCCGCTAAAATGCTGAGTAAGGAATTAAAAGAGCTGGAAACCAATCTCCTGGTCACAAGAACGATTCAGGATACAAAACCTATTACTGTAACTTATGCCGTGACGGAATATGGAAAATCAGTATTTCCTGTGACGGAAACTTTGGTGAATTGGGGAATAATCCATCGGGAAAAAATCAAAGAATCAATGGGATAG